AAGAACGCAGAACGCAGCTCAAACTTGGGACTGTGGATGATATACTTTTCCTGCAGAGTAACCTAGGATAGATTGCCTAGATATTAAGACACCCCCTATATGAGTTTATTTAGTTGTTATAATGGCATTTGTTCAATGTTCTGGCTTTTTTCTAGCCTATTGCTACTTTTAGATATAGGCATAGGCTACTGTTTCTGCACAGCAACCTGAGATATATAGATATTAAGATTTTACTTTGTCATACTGACGTACTTGTCTCATGTTACCAATGGCTTGGCACTTATTTCCTATAGAAGCCTCATTGGCaccacattgttgtttttttcacaggCGCATTCAAATATAAAGTGCGCTATGGGAATACTTTCGATTTGTGTATTTTTTCACGGGCACGGGTGGGTAACGGGTAGAATATTAACGGGTCCGGGTGGGTACAGATTTAACTTTGAAATAACCACGGGTTCGCGGGTGGGTGAGTGCTGTACTCTGTGGATATGGGTGGGTGCGGGTCTCAAAAAATGGACCCGTGCAGGACTCCTtgaactcatctcaaactcaccTCTGACTCATTCAAAACTCATCCATGATTTacccaaaactcatcccaaattcATCCATGAATGACCTTAAACTCATCAGCTCCTCTGCGATTcatgtattatactcagcaaccggggtattgcCACATGCAGAACTTGGACGTTTGGGCCAGAATTTGTGGTACATATATTCTGATATACCCGAGTCAATGCAAGACTTGGTATTTTCTGGTATTGAGACAATTAGATGCTTTTACGAAATGAAAATAACACATTCTGTGTTTCTACAGGTCAGTCAGTAAACTCGGCACCATGCAGTGGACGTGGCTGATGAGTGACCTGGTCTTGGTGGTGTACGGCATAACGCTGATCACGGGCCTTCCTGCCAACCTGCTGGCCCTCTACACCTTCGTCCGAAAAGTGAAACAGAACCCCAAACCCATCGACGTGCTCCTGCTCAGCCTCACCATCTCGGACCtgatcttcctcttcttcctgcCCTTCCGCATGGAGGAGGCGGCCAACATGAAATGGACCAGAAGCTACTTCTTCTGCACTCTGACCATCTTCGTCTTCTTCGCCGCCATCTACAACAGCACCTTCCTCCTGACGGCCATCAGCGTGGAGCGCTACCTCGGCGTCGCCTTCCCCGTCAAGTACAAGCTCAAGCAGCATCCTCGCAACGCTGTCATAGCCAGCGTGATGTTTGGATTGATTTCCTTGGCCCACTGTAGCATCATCTTCATCACACAGTATTGGGATCAACACAACAACACCCACCAGGGTCCGTCCACAAGGAACATCTGCTACGAGGACTTCAGCCATGAACAGCTCAACGTGCTTTTGCCGGTTCGCCTGGAGCTGTTCCTGGTGTTCTTCTGTGCCCCTTTCATCATCTGCTGCTTCTGCTACATCAAATTCATCCTCATCCTCTCTCGAATGCCCACCATCAACCCCAAGAAGCGCTTCAGAGCCATCGGACTCGCCCTGGTAACCCTCGTGGTCTTCATCATCTGCTTCATACCCTTCAGCATCTCCCATCTGGTGGGATACATCGGTTGGTACAATCCCAGCTGGAGGGAGTACGCCCTGCTGACCAGTACCTTCAACGCCTGTCTCGACCCTTTCATCTTCTACTTCTCCTCTTCGGCTCTTCGCCAGATGTTCAAAACCTGCGCCCGGGGACTCGTCAAAAGGTTGTCCTTCTGTTCCAAAGCTCCATGCTGCACCCAGCAGAACCGGGCCACTGCTGAGGAGCCTCCAAGCACCACTCTCAGCTTTCGCTAGGGCTGACTGCACCTTAACCAAACGCATTTTTAATGCCCTAGTACCGTATGAATGCCTCAAACTACAAGATAATCCGGGCGATTTTCAAGCCAATTTGATCTTTCCGACACTCGCAAAAATCATAAATGGTGAGAGAACCTCCAAACTGCTCTCGCAATGTAACAGTTTGTGAGAAATTTCCACTTGCTTTTTTTGGATGTAACAGTTTGCAAAATACTCCTATTTACTCTCGAGAAAATACCACTTACTCTCATGATGTAATAGTTTGTGAAAAACTGTCAATTGCTTTTGCAATGTAACAGTTTGCAAGAAAATCAACCTGGTCTTGCAATTTAACAGTTTGCAAAAAAACTCTTACTTGCTCTCTTGATGAAACATTCTGAGAGATGCTCCCACCAGCTCTTGCAATGCAACAGTAAAATTCCAGAAATTTCCACTTGCTTTTCTTGGATGTAACAGTTTGCGAAATACTCTCAGTTTTTCTTGCAATGTAACAGTTTACGAGAAGCTCCCATTTACTCTCGAGATGTAACAGGTTGTGGCAAAATACCACTTACTCTCTTGATGTAATAATTGGGTTAATCGGGTTACAAGATATTAATTTTCAGGCCAACTTGATCTTCCCAACACTCGCAAAAATCATAAATGATCTGAGAACCTCCAAACTGCTCTCGAAATCTAACAGTTTGTGCAAAACTCTCACCTGCACTTGTAACGTACTACTTTGCGAGAAGCTGCCACCTGCTCTCGCGATGTAACGGTTTGTGAGAAATTTCCACTTGCTTTTTTTGCATATAACAGATTGCAAAATACTCCTATTTACTCTAGAGAAAATACCACTTACTCTCATGATGTAACAGTTTGCGAAAAACTGTCAATTGCTTTTGCAATGTAGCACTTTGCATGAAACTCCTACCTGCTCTCACAATGTAACGGTTTGCGAGAAAATCAACCTGGTCTTGCAATTTAACAGTTTGCAAAAAAACTCTTACTTGCTCTCCTGATGTAACATTCTGCGAGATGCTCCCACCAGCTCTCGCAATGCAACAGTAAAATTCCAGAAATTTCCACTTCCATTTCCACTGGTATGTAACAGTTTGCGAAATACTCTCAGTTTTTCTTGCAATGTAACAGTTTGCGAGAAGCTCCCATTTACTCTCAAGATGTAACAGGTTGTGGCAAAATACCACTTACTCTCTTGATGTAATAGTTTGCGAAAAACTGCCAATTGCCCTCACAATGTAACAGTTTGCAAAAAACTGTCAATTGCTCTCACAATGTAACAGTTTGCGAGAAAATCAACCAGTTTGCGAGAAGCTGCCACCTGCTCTTGCGATGTTACAGTTTGCGAGAAACTCCCATTTACTCTCGAGATGTAACAGATTGTGACAAATTACCACTTACTCTCTTGATGTAATAGTTTGCGAAAAACTCTTACTTGCTCTCTTGATGTAACATTCTGAGAGATGCTACCACCTGCTCTCGCAATGTAACAGTTTGCGAGAAACTCCTACTTACCCTGTTGATGTAACAGTTTGTGAAAAAATCCCACCTGCTCTCGCAATGTAACAGTATGTGAGAAACCCCCACCTGCTCTCACAATGTAAAAGTTTTCGAGAAACTCCTACTTACCCTGTTGATGTAACAGTTTGTGAAAAAATCCAACCTGCTCTCGAAATGTAACAGTATGTGAGAAACCACCACCTGCTCTCACAATGTAAAAGTTTGCGAGATACTCCTACTTACCCTGTTGATGTAACAGTTTGTGAAAAAAATCCCACCTGCTCTCACAATGTAATAGTTTGCAAGAAACTCCCACTAACTCTCTTGCAATTTTACTGTTTGCGAGAAACTCAAACCTGTTTTCGCAAGGTAACAGTTTGCGAGTAACTTACTTGCTCTCACAGTAACAAAAAACTCTCAATTGCTCTCGCAAAAAGCTCGTAAAAAGGTTTTTATGTGCATTTTAATCTTTGGTTAAATTTTTTAAAAGATCCTGTAGTGTGGGCCAGGCATTAGCTTAGCATTCAGTTTATGGTACTGCTCtgctgttttaatgcattttatattaCTGCTTGTGCAAACACTTACAATAGATAGGGTGTAAGGTGAATATATTCATACTTATACTTGaaaaatttatatatttgttaatattgcaaaaatataaaGGTATGAAATATATGCTAATATGTAGGTTCTTTGCATTCTCAGCTGTTTTGCACATATTTAAagcacaatatttaaaataaactgtcTTTTCCagttccaagatagcaataaaccagacatttacctaaacacacctcatttccagttAAAAAAATAGGCTGCTGGCCTGGtataaaatagcaatgagcatcacaacgcgctttgcacagggtgtaatatatgtgatatatttttaATGAGGTAGCCTCAATTTATTTCtatcaaaaagtttttttattgtttttttaaatatctaaatatgtaGTATACCCTTTGTATTTGCacagtgaggagagagagagtgtgtgtgtgtgtgtagagtttaaccctttcagacctgaattaagTTCCAGTGATAAAAGAAAATGttgtttctgtctgtaatgcactcacatatatttagtaaattaattactaaaataataaattaataaattaattaatgattttttaaacattgttatgTTTATTCTATATAACTTTTACATAACtaattttatttcacaaatcatcgctatgcaaaaaaactaaatatatggtaggaaaaaaatatatgtattttccaGAGCAGTGGGCGGGCTTAATATGCTGTTTGATTGGCCGATAAATGTCTATTTTGTgcaaaaatacacaagaaagaagaaaacacacaACGTAGATTTCAATGGATGCatggtctaaaagggttaataaaATTGTAGTTATTTTAtctttgtcaattttttttacaattttatcaTAATcttgattttcttgtttttctgt
This genomic interval from Astyanax mexicanus isolate ESR-SI-001 chromosome 1, AstMex3_surface, whole genome shotgun sequence contains the following:
- the LOC125784342 gene encoding free fatty acid receptor 2-like; this encodes MQWTWLMSDLVLVVYGITLITGLPANLLALYTFVRKVKQNPKPIDVLLLSLTISDLIFLFFLPFRMEEAANMKWTRSYFFCTLTIFVFFAAIYNSTFLLTAISVERYLGVAFPVKYKLKQHPRNAVIASVMFGLISLAHCSIIFITQYWDQHNNTHQGPSTRNICYEDFSHEQLNVLLPVRLELFLVFFCAPFIICCFCYIKFILILSRMPTINPKKRFRAIGLALVTLVVFIICFIPFSISHLVGYIGWYNPSWREYALLTSTFNACLDPFIFYFSSSALRQMFKTCARGLVKRLSFCSKAPCCTQQNRATAEEPPSTTLSFR